In a single window of the Gadus chalcogrammus isolate NIFS_2021 chromosome 20, NIFS_Gcha_1.0, whole genome shotgun sequence genome:
- the idh1 gene encoding isocitrate dehydrogenase [NADP] cytoplasmic codes for MSQKIKAGSVVEMQGDEMTRVIWELIKEKLIFPYLELDMHSYDLGMESRDATDDRVTVEAAEAVQRYNVGIKCATITPDENRVEEFKLKQMWRSPNGTIRNILGGTVFREAIICKNIPRLVPGWVKPIIIGRHAHGDQYKATDFVVPGPGKVEMTYTPAKGEPVKYVVYEFKESGGVALGMYNTDSSIKDFAHSSFQMGITKGWPLYLSTKNTILKKYDGRFKDIFQEIYEKEYRAQFEAKGIWYEHRLIDDMVAQCMKSDGGFIWACKNYDGDVQSDSVAQGYGSLGMMTSVLLCPDGKTVESEAAHGTVTRHYRQHQQGKETSTNPIASIFAWTRGLLHRAKLDSNVELRVFSESLEAVCIETIEAGFMTKDLAICIKGLSGVTRADYLNTFEFLDKIAENLKMKLANQPKL; via the exons ATGTCCCAGAAGATCAAGGCGGGGTCCGTGGTGGAGATGCAAGGAGACGAGATGACTCGGGTCATCTGGGAGCTCATTAAGGAGAAGCTCATCTTTCCATACCTGGAGCTGGACATGCACAG ctACGACCTGGGCATGGAGAGCCGCGACGCCACGGACGACCGCGTGACggtggaggcggcggaggcggtGCAGCGCTACAACGTGGGCATCAAGTGCGCTACCATCACGCCCGACGAGAACCGCGTGGAGGAGTTCAAGCTGAAGCAGATGTGGCGCTCGCCCAACGGCACCATCCGCAACATCCTGGGCGGCACGGTGTTCCGGGAGGCCATCATCTGCAAGAACATCCCCCGGCTGGTGCCGGGCTGGGTGAAGCCCATCATCATCGGCAGGCACGCCCACGGAGatcag TACAAGGCCACAGACTTTGTGGTGCCAGGGCCAGGGAAAGTGGAGATGACCTACACACCAGCGAAGGGAGAGCCGGTCAAGTACGTTGTGTACGAGTTTAAGG AATCCGGTGGGGTGGCCCTGGGGATGTACAACACTGACAGTTCCATCAAGGACTTTGCACACAGCTCCTTCCAGATGGGCATCACCAAAGGCTGGCCGCTCTACCTGAGCACCAAGAACACCATCCTGAAGAAATACGACGGGCGCTTCAAAGACATCTTCCAGGAGATCTACGAAAA AGAGTACCGCGCCCAGTTTGAGGCCAAGGGGATCTGGTACGAGCACCGGCTCATCGACGACATGGTGGCCCAGTGCATGAAGTCCGACGGCGGCTTCATCTGGGCCTGCAAGAACTACGACGGAGACGTGCAGTCGGACTCCGTGGCCCAAG gcTACGGCTCGCTAGGCATGATGACCAGCGTGTTGCTCTGTCCGGATGGGAAGACGGTAGAATCTGAAGCGGCCCACGGCACGGTGACCCGCCACTACAGGCAGCACCAGCAGGGCAAGGAgacctccaccaaccccatcg CCTCCATCTTTGCGTGGACGCGGGGGCTGCTCCACAGGGCCAAGCTTGACAGCAACGTGGAGCTCCGGGTGTTCTCCGAGTCCCTGGAGGCCGTCTGCATCGAGACCATCGAGGCGGGCTTCATGACCAAGGACCTCGCCATCTGCATCAAAGGACTCTCAGG TGTGACGCGTGCAGACTACCTCAACACCTTTGAGTTCCTGGACAAGATTGCTGAGAACCTGAAGATGAAGCTGGCCAACCAGCCCAAGCTGTGA